The Aureispira anguillae genome contains a region encoding:
- a CDS encoding OmpA family protein, with translation MMTKFLVIISLLFCLTTWGQDTLVLDEKFDKNELNWYEKDTKTIQTEIRDGHYYIKSKTGKSFWISKQLEHLNPNLEDFTIEVKLRQVAGSLGMGLGLFVALNEDNSAYKKFLINGSGQYKVDHFYDKKSHILANYKEHKTIAKGFEYNVLRVTKRANTVAYYINGNMIGRSAQNNFYGNRIAFFLGGKMAIEIDYIKVNKHPSALDIVENAEQVGERVKLGPAINSNYSELSPIISADGQTMYVCRSGHPDNIAGNDIWVTTLNEDKEWSKLKNIGYPLNNEGHNFVVSVAPDNNSLILANRYRADGTAGSNGLSISYRTAQGWSIPEALEIDNFYNNDKFVAYFLCADNKTLILSVQRKDSYGHKDLYVSFRKENGIWSVPLNMGKQINSFENEVNPFVAADGKTLYFASQGHPGYGHHDLFVAKRLDETWTNWTKPQNLGPKINTPYNDFSFYLDAEGEYAYLGSKGDIWRIENPEKPEPIVLIKGRVFNAKTKEPMSALIEYQDLLAKNKLGNATSDPVSGAYQIVLPAGKKYGYQAAKNGFYAVSNFVDLVHLEKYGEKNIDIYLTPIEKGEVVRLNNIFFEFNKAIFKQESYAELERLYYLMEQQQELKIEISGHTDDKGGADYNLELSQKRANAVMQYLLDKGINADRLQAVGYGEQKPLLKNSSDSNRSINRRVEFKVL, from the coding sequence ATGATGACAAAATTTCTCGTAATTATATCGCTTCTTTTTTGCCTAACTACTTGGGGGCAGGATACACTTGTTTTAGATGAAAAATTTGATAAAAATGAGTTGAATTGGTACGAAAAAGATACTAAGACGATTCAGACCGAAATTAGAGATGGGCATTATTACATCAAAAGTAAAACAGGAAAAAGTTTCTGGATTAGCAAGCAGTTAGAACATCTTAATCCAAACCTAGAGGATTTTACTATAGAAGTAAAATTGCGCCAAGTTGCAGGAAGTCTAGGAATGGGGCTTGGTCTTTTTGTTGCTTTGAATGAAGATAATAGTGCCTATAAAAAATTTTTAATTAATGGCAGTGGACAATATAAAGTAGATCATTTTTATGACAAAAAAAGCCATATACTAGCCAATTATAAAGAACATAAAACAATTGCCAAGGGGTTTGAGTACAATGTGCTAAGGGTGACCAAAAGAGCCAATACGGTGGCTTATTATATCAACGGTAACATGATTGGGAGAAGTGCGCAAAATAATTTTTATGGCAATCGAATTGCTTTCTTTTTAGGAGGGAAAATGGCGATTGAAATCGATTATATAAAGGTCAATAAGCATCCATCTGCATTGGATATTGTTGAAAATGCAGAGCAGGTAGGCGAGCGAGTTAAATTAGGACCAGCTATTAATTCTAACTACAGCGAATTGTCTCCAATTATTTCGGCAGATGGACAGACCATGTATGTTTGCCGAAGTGGGCACCCTGATAATATAGCTGGCAATGACATCTGGGTGACCACGTTAAATGAAGACAAAGAGTGGTCAAAATTGAAAAACATTGGTTATCCATTAAATAATGAAGGGCATAATTTTGTCGTATCTGTTGCTCCAGACAATAACAGTCTGATTTTGGCAAATCGATATAGAGCAGATGGAACGGCAGGGAGCAATGGGCTATCCATTAGTTATAGAACGGCGCAAGGTTGGAGTATTCCAGAAGCATTAGAAATTGATAATTTTTACAACAACGATAAATTTGTTGCTTATTTTCTGTGTGCAGATAACAAAACCCTAATCTTATCGGTTCAACGGAAGGATTCTTATGGGCACAAAGATTTGTATGTAAGTTTTAGAAAAGAAAATGGCATCTGGTCGGTGCCTTTGAATATGGGAAAACAAATCAATTCCTTTGAAAATGAAGTAAACCCCTTTGTAGCAGCAGATGGCAAAACGCTCTATTTTGCCTCACAGGGACATCCTGGTTATGGACATCATGACCTTTTTGTCGCTAAGCGATTGGATGAAACTTGGACCAACTGGACAAAACCTCAAAATTTAGGCCCTAAAATAAATACTCCTTACAATGATTTTAGTTTTTACTTGGATGCAGAAGGTGAATATGCTTACTTAGGATCTAAAGGAGACATTTGGAGAATAGAAAACCCAGAAAAGCCAGAGCCTATTGTTCTAATTAAAGGAAGAGTTTTTAATGCTAAAACCAAAGAACCCATGTCTGCCTTGATTGAATATCAAGATTTATTGGCAAAAAATAAGCTGGGAAATGCAACCTCTGATCCTGTATCGGGGGCTTATCAAATTGTATTACCAGCAGGCAAAAAATATGGTTATCAAGCAGCAAAAAATGGCTTTTATGCCGTTAGTAACTTTGTTGATTTGGTTCATTTGGAAAAATATGGCGAGAAAAATATTGATATCTATTTAACGCCAATCGAAAAAGGGGAGGTGGTGCGACTGAACAACATCTTTTTTGAATTTAACAAAGCAATCTTTAAGCAGGAGTCGTATGCAGAGTTGGAACGTTTGTATTATTTGATGGAGCAACAACAGGAGTTAAAAATAGAAATTTCAGGGCACACAGATGACAAAGGGGGAGCTGATTACAATTTAGAGCTGTCTCAAAAACGAGCCAATGCTGTTATGCAGTATTTGTTGGACAAAGGAATTAATGCTGATCGGCTACAGGCGGTAGGTTATGGAGAACAAAAACCATTGCTTAAAAACTCTTCAGATTCCAATCGGTCTATCAACCGTAGAGTTGAATTTAAAGTGTTGTAA